The following are from one region of the Hyla sarda isolate aHylSar1 chromosome 6, aHylSar1.hap1, whole genome shotgun sequence genome:
- the APPL1 gene encoding DCC-interacting protein 13-alpha: protein MLGTDKLPIEETLEDSPQTRSLLGVFEEDVAAISSYCSQLYHAMRRIYDAQNELSAATHLTSKLLKEYEKQRFPLGGDDEVMTSTLQQFSKVIDELSSCHAVLSTQLADAMMFPISQFKERDLKEILTLKEIFQISSNDHDVAINRYSRLSKKRENEKTKFEATEDVYTARKKQHQTMMHYFCALNTIQYKKKIAILEPLLGYMQAQMSFFKMGSENLNGQLEEFMSNIATSVQNVRREMDSDVETMQQTIQDMEVASEPLYLPDPDPKKLPVNRNLTRKAGYLNIRNKTGLVSSTWERHYFFTQGGNLMSQARGDVAGGLVMDIDNCSVMAVDSEDRRYCFQITSFDGKKSVILQAESRKDSEEWISTINNISKRIYLTENPEETAARVNQSAIEAVTPSPSFQQRHESMRPVQPRPRTTRTNSVGSVGSDSSSLTALSLESIVAPDTPIQFDIISPVSEDQSGQPRTPGQSGRRTNPFGESGEKSESEDSILHQLFIVRFLGSMEVKVDDCPEVVYETMRQILAARAIHNIFRMTESHLLVTCDCLKLIDPQTQVTRLRFPLPNVVLYATHQENKRLFGFVLRTAGGRTEGRPVSVCYIFESNNEGEKICDSVGLAKQIALHAELDRRASEKLKEIEKVKEKKEKEISKQKQIEKDLEEQSRLIAASNRPNQTGAEGNFVVLGANQTEEDDHSENGKKKEESEA, encoded by the exons AATGAATTAAGTGCAGCCACTCACTTGACATCCAAACTTCTGAAAGAGTATGAGAAGCAG AGGTTTCCACTGGGGGGCGATGATGAAGTGATGACTTCAACCTTGCAACAGTTTTCAAAAGTGATTGATGAA CTGAGCTCCTGCCATGCGGTCCTATCTACACAGCTGGCTGACGCCATGATGTTTCCTATTAGCCAGTTTAAAGAGAGGGATTTAAAAG AAATCCTGACTTTAAAGGAGATTTTCCAGATTTCCAGCAATG aTCACGATGTAGCAATCAACAGATACAGCCGGCTGTCCAAAAAGAGGGAGAATGAGAAG ACCAAGTTTGAAGCCACAGAAGATGTTTACACGGCCAGGAAGAAGCAGCATCAGACCATGATGCATTATTTCTGTGCGCTGAACACTATACAATAcaagaagaaaattgcaattttggaGCCACTCTTGGGATACATGCAAGCTCAG ATGAGTTTTTTCAAGATGGGCTCGGAGAACCTCAATGGTCAGTTGGAGGAATTCATGTCAAACATTGCAACGAGTGTCCAGAA cgTACGTAGGGAAATGGACAGTGATGTAGAGACTATGCAGCAAACCATCCAGGACATGGAGGTGGCAAGTGAACCTTTGTATTTGCCTGACCCAGACCCAAAGAAGCTTCCTGTCAATCGCAATTTAACAAGGAAAGCTGGCTACCTCAACATACGCAA TAAGACGGGGCTGGTGTCCTCCACTTGGGAGCGACATTATTTCTTTACTCAGGGAGGTAATCTTATGAGCCAGGCGAGGGGAGACGTGGCTGGTGGTCTGGTGATGGACATAGACAACTGCTCCGTGATGGCTGTGGACTCCGAAGACCGAAGATACTGCTTCCAGATCACTTCCTTTGATGGAAAAAA gtcTGTAATTCTGCAAGCAGAGAGCAGGAAGGACAGTGAAGAG TGGATAtctacaataaataacatttccAAACGTATATATCTAACAGAGAATCCTGAG GAAACTGCAGCTCGAGTAAACCAGTCCGCCATAGAAGCAGTGACTCCATCTCCATCTTTCCAGCAacgacatgagagcatgcgaccTGT GCAACCTCGTCCTCGCACCACCCGGACAAACAGCGTAGGGTCAGTGGGCTCTGACTCTTCCAGTTTAACTGCTCTCTCCCTGGAGTCCATTGTAGCACCAGACACTCCTATACAGTTTGATATCATTTCACCAGTCAGCGAAGACCAGTCAGGACAACCGAGAACTCCAGGACAATCTGGCAG ACGAACAAATCCATTTGGGGAATCTGGAGAAAAATCTGAATCTGAAG ACTCCATACTCCATCAGTTGTTCATTGTACGTTTCCTGGGATCCATGGAAGTGAAAGTAGATGACTGCCCTGAGGTTGTATATGAAACTATGCGCCAAATCTTAGCAGCACGTGCAATACACAACATCTTCCGTATGACAGAATCGCACCTCCTTGTTACTTGTGACTGTTTAAA GCTGATTGATCCTCAAACACAAGTAACAAGACTGAGG tttccacTACCAAATGTGGTCTTATATGCTACACATCAAGAAAACAAGCGTCTGTTTGGCTTTGTGCtcagaacagcaggaggacggaCAGAGGGAAGACCAGTCTCTGTTTGCTACATTTTTGAATCAAACAATGAAGGAGAAAAG ATTTGTGACTCAGTTGGCTTAGCCAAACAGATTGCTCTTCACGCCGAGCTA GACCGAAGAGCTTCTGAAAAGCTTAAGGAAATagagaaagtaaaggaaaaaaaagagaaagaaattaGTAAACAGAAACAGATTGAAAAG GACTTAGAAGAGCAGAGTCGGTTGATAGCAGCTTCCAACAGACCCAACCAGACGGGCGCAGAAGGAAATTTTGTGGTTCTTGGTGCCAACCAGACAGAGGAGGATGACCACAGCGAGAATGGAAAAAAGAAAGAGGAATCGGAGGCGTGA